From Granulicella sp. WH15, the proteins below share one genomic window:
- a CDS encoding GGDEF domain-containing protein, which produces MDTRLDLMAVLSIVGSGCLGLIVVRLSNPFLKGLGWLAASFACGTVSAALLLFHERAGPFFTVIVANGLILLAFVLVHSAILELYEKGIRISRFGLVLMGLYLVTHVYFTYVHDSHQMRLVFGSILIAAQATQSGLLLLRPQRGMRMPSWSTAFLCLSFAAYNLVRSVIVAIRGVPQDIFAPSLLQFISIIVMLGSSLGIGFGFFWMTTAKLRHMLERLAATDPLTGVFNRRMFRELCEREVARSLRSGEPFSLLVADLDHFKQVNDRHGHLAGDEVLRAIAECIQSELRSSDILGRWGGEEFVVLLPTCTSETAFAVAERLRVRVEALDLPSRDEEGTPIRVTIRVTISLGVAVFRGSADTLDAVFRRSDMALYRAKRSGRNRVLMLE; this is translated from the coding sequence ATGGATACTCGCCTTGACCTGATGGCGGTGTTGTCGATTGTTGGGAGTGGGTGTCTCGGCCTGATTGTCGTGCGCCTCAGCAACCCCTTCCTCAAAGGACTGGGGTGGCTAGCCGCGTCTTTTGCCTGCGGCACGGTCAGCGCGGCTCTGCTGCTGTTTCATGAACGGGCCGGTCCGTTCTTCACCGTGATCGTGGCCAACGGCCTCATCCTGCTGGCCTTTGTCCTGGTTCACTCGGCCATACTGGAGCTGTACGAAAAGGGTATACGGATCTCGCGGTTCGGCCTGGTCCTGATGGGCCTCTACCTCGTCACCCACGTCTACTTTACCTATGTCCACGACAGTCACCAGATGCGGCTGGTCTTCGGCAGCATCCTGATCGCGGCTCAGGCCACCCAGAGCGGTCTATTGCTCCTGCGTCCGCAGCGCGGGATGCGTATGCCGTCGTGGTCGACGGCGTTCCTCTGCCTCAGTTTTGCCGCCTACAACCTGGTCCGATCGGTCATCGTCGCCATCCGCGGCGTGCCGCAGGATATCTTCGCGCCCAGCCTGCTGCAGTTCATCAGCATCATCGTAATGCTGGGCTCATCGCTAGGCATCGGCTTCGGTTTCTTCTGGATGACGACGGCCAAACTGCGCCACATGCTGGAGCGTCTGGCCGCGACCGACCCGCTGACGGGCGTCTTCAATCGCCGCATGTTCCGTGAGCTATGCGAGCGCGAGGTGGCGCGCAGCCTGCGCTCGGGCGAGCCGTTCTCGCTGCTGGTTGCGGACCTCGATCACTTCAAGCAGGTCAACGATCGTCACGGTCATCTGGCCGGCGACGAGGTGCTGCGCGCCATCGCCGAGTGCATCCAGTCCGAGCTGCGCTCCAGCGATATCCTCGGGCGTTGGGGGGGAGAAGAGTTTGTCGTTCTGCTCCCGACATGCACTTCGGAGACCGCCTTTGCCGTGGCCGAGCGCCTGCGCGTGCGGGTCGAGGCGCTCGATCTGCCCTCACGGGATGAGGAAGGGACGCCAATCCGGGTCACGATCCGGGTTACGATCAGCCTCGGCGTCGCCGTGTTTCGCGGCTCGGCCGACACGCTCGATGCTGTCTTTCGCCGCAGCGATATGGCGCTCTACCGCGCCAAGAGATCTGGACGAAACCGCGTCCTGATGCTGGAGTAA
- a CDS encoding HAD hydrolase family protein: MTPEDRARRIKVLIFDVDGVLTNGDITIIPQPDGSGIEVKSFSAHDGLGMSFARIGGLRLGIITKRQSQVVALRARDLKLEFVYQGQAHKAHAFQEIAAKAGVTLDEMAYVGDDIVDLPCLRICGLAIATANARSQVKEIAHYVTPHAGGAGAGRDAIEFVLAAQGSLARVIEQYLDESDPTARASDIGSGNM; encoded by the coding sequence ATGACCCCTGAAGACCGCGCCCGCAGGATCAAAGTCCTCATCTTTGACGTAGACGGCGTCCTGACCAACGGAGACATTACCATCATTCCTCAGCCCGACGGCTCGGGCATTGAGGTGAAGAGCTTCTCTGCTCACGACGGCCTCGGCATGTCGTTCGCCCGCATCGGCGGGCTGCGCCTGGGCATCATCACCAAGCGCCAGTCGCAGGTGGTCGCCCTGCGCGCCCGCGACCTCAAGCTGGAGTTCGTCTACCAGGGCCAGGCGCATAAAGCACACGCGTTTCAAGAGATCGCGGCGAAGGCGGGCGTCACGCTCGACGAGATGGCTTACGTCGGCGACGATATCGTCGACCTGCCCTGTCTCCGCATCTGCGGACTGGCCATCGCCACGGCCAACGCGCGCTCGCAGGTCAAAGAGATTGCGCACTACGTGACGCCGCACGCCGGTGGTGCGGGCGCGGGCCGCGACGCCATCGAATTTGTTCTGGCCGCGCAGGGCTCGCTCGCACGCGTCATCGAGCAGTATCTGGACGAGTCCGACCCCACCGCGCGCGCTTCGGATATAGGCTCCGGCAATATGTAA
- a CDS encoding YXWGXW repeat-containing protein — protein MNKLLLTAVCAAFLTAGSVAAEAQIAVRIGPPARPVERIPPPPREHRDWAWRAGYHRWDGRRYVWVPGAYLAPPRPYAHWIDGHWDRRGGGYVWVEGYWR, from the coding sequence ATGAACAAACTGCTTCTCACTGCTGTCTGCGCAGCCTTTCTCACGGCCGGTTCCGTTGCGGCCGAAGCCCAGATAGCGGTCCGCATAGGGCCGCCCGCGCGTCCTGTCGAGCGGATTCCGCCGCCGCCGCGCGAGCATCGCGACTGGGCCTGGCGTGCCGGATATCACCGCTGGGATGGGCGTCGTTATGTCTGGGTGCCGGGTGCCTATCTTGCTCCGCCCCGCCCGTATGCTCACTGGATCGACGGTCACTGGGATCGTCGCGGCGGCGGCTACGTCTGGGTAGAAGGCTACTGGCGTTAG
- a CDS encoding peptidase S10 translates to MRAFKMMGALALMPVLAASIPVAGAQQPNAKPEKVEVEGKPVNAATPGPTPADSITENTVTVGSEKIAYKAIAGTITVGSTDAYDSQLGLDGKLLPDGTNPPDATKPEDAPATARIFYTAYFKKDAAPGTRPVMFFYNGGPGSATMWLHMGSFGPRRVVTPDTEHKTAAPYTMVDNQYSLLDVTDVVFIDAPGTGFSRIMGKDKEKAFWGTDPDAHAFERFIRRFLTKYDRWNSPKYLFGESYGTPRSAVLSAALQNVDLNGIVLLSAILSFDNSPDLPRWNPGVDQAYALALPTYAATAFYHHKLPTQPAALEPFLSEVESFALGEYEAALLQGSQLSPAQKQAVAEKLHNYTGLPVDYLLKSDLRVTGGAFTKNLQDSDGMTTGRLDTRFKGPDLDRLSEEAEYDPQSNAISSAYTTAINQYMRTELKFGRDMTYKPGAYTEPGFSWDLRHQAPGGPPVGQGEGGTNVMPDLAYTMKTNPNMHVMLAGGYFDLATPFFEGIYEMHHLQIPAKLQSNISYKYYQSGHMVYVNENVLKQFHDDVASFVRSTESGK, encoded by the coding sequence ATGCGGGCTTTTAAAATGATGGGCGCTCTGGCGCTGATGCCGGTCCTGGCGGCGAGCATACCGGTAGCAGGAGCACAGCAGCCGAATGCCAAGCCGGAGAAGGTGGAGGTCGAGGGCAAGCCGGTCAACGCCGCTACCCCCGGGCCGACACCGGCGGACTCCATCACCGAGAACACTGTCACCGTGGGCAGCGAGAAGATCGCCTACAAGGCCATCGCGGGCACCATCACCGTCGGGTCCACCGACGCGTACGACTCCCAACTGGGTCTGGACGGCAAGCTGCTGCCCGACGGCACGAACCCGCCCGACGCCACCAAGCCCGAGGACGCACCCGCCACCGCGCGCATCTTCTATACCGCTTACTTCAAGAAAGATGCGGCTCCGGGCACGCGGCCGGTGATGTTTTTCTACAACGGCGGCCCCGGCTCGGCGACCATGTGGCTGCACATGGGCTCGTTCGGCCCGCGCCGCGTAGTGACACCCGACACCGAGCACAAGACCGCCGCTCCCTACACCATGGTCGATAACCAGTACAGCCTGCTCGACGTAACCGACGTCGTCTTCATCGACGCGCCGGGCACGGGCTTCAGCCGCATCATGGGCAAGGACAAGGAGAAGGCGTTCTGGGGCACAGACCCGGATGCGCACGCCTTCGAGCGCTTCATCCGCCGCTTCCTCACCAAGTACGATCGCTGGAACTCGCCCAAGTACCTCTTCGGCGAATCGTATGGAACGCCGCGCTCGGCTGTACTCAGCGCCGCGTTGCAGAACGTCGATCTCAACGGCATCGTACTGCTCTCGGCCATCCTCAGCTTCGACAACTCGCCCGACCTGCCGCGCTGGAACCCCGGCGTCGATCAGGCCTACGCGCTGGCTCTGCCGACTTACGCCGCGACGGCCTTCTATCACCACAAGCTGCCCACGCAGCCTGCGGCTCTGGAGCCCTTCCTGAGCGAGGTCGAGTCGTTCGCGCTCGGCGAGTATGAGGCAGCCCTGTTGCAGGGTTCGCAGCTCTCGCCCGCGCAGAAGCAGGCCGTCGCGGAGAAGCTGCACAACTACACCGGCCTGCCGGTGGACTATCTGCTGAAATCCGACCTCCGCGTAACCGGCGGTGCTTTCACCAAGAACCTGCAGGACTCCGACGGTATGACGACAGGCCGCCTTGACACCCGCTTCAAGGGGCCGGACCTCGATCGTCTCTCGGAGGAAGCTGAGTACGATCCGCAGTCGAACGCGATCTCCTCGGCCTACACCACGGCCATCAACCAGTACATGCGCACGGAGTTGAAGTTCGGACGCGACATGACCTACAAACCTGGTGCTTATACGGAACCGGGCTTCTCGTGGGATCTGCGCCATCAGGCTCCGGGCGGTCCTCCGGTCGGACAGGGCGAGGGCGGCACCAACGTCATGCCCGACCTGGCCTACACCATGAAGACCAATCCCAACATGCACGTCATGCTGGCGGGCGGCTACTTCGACCTGGCCACGCCGTTCTTCGAGGGCATCTACGAGATGCACCATCTGCAGATCCCCGCGAAGCTACAGTCGAACATCAGCTACAAGTACTACCAGTCCGGGCACATGGTCTACGTGAACGAGAATGTGCTGAAGCAGTTCCACGACGATGTGGCCAGCTTCGTGCGCAGCACTGAATCGGGCAAGTAA
- a CDS encoding HNH endonuclease signature motif containing protein — translation MALTSQNPTRTLPGGRTRAHLLERGPNGLPLCRWCNLEILSKRRRTFCSDYCVHQWRLRTDPGYLRDQVFARDRGLCAICKADTIAIYAALKRARGAARIAGLSLYGMKSITSRRSLWDADHILPVAEGGGQCDLDNLRTLCLPCHREATAQLRLRLRRQA, via the coding sequence ATGGCCCTCACCTCACAGAACCCCACCCGCACGCTCCCCGGCGGCCGCACCCGCGCCCACCTGCTGGAGCGCGGCCCCAACGGCCTTCCTCTCTGCCGCTGGTGCAACCTCGAAATCCTCTCCAAGCGCCGCCGCACCTTCTGCTCCGACTACTGCGTCCACCAGTGGCGTCTGCGCACCGACCCCGGCTATCTCCGCGATCAGGTCTTCGCCCGCGACCGCGGCCTCTGTGCCATCTGCAAGGCCGACACCATCGCCATTTACGCGGCGCTCAAGCGTGCCCGAGGAGCCGCTCGCATCGCAGGCCTTTCACTCTACGGCATGAAGTCCATCACCTCGCGCCGCTCGCTCTGGGACGCCGACCACATCCTGCCCGTGGCCGAGGGCGGCGGCCAGTGCGATCTCGACAACCTGCGCACGCTCTGCCTTCCCTGCCATCGCGAAGCCACCGCCCAGCTTCGCCTACGCCTGCGCCGCCAGGCCTGA
- a CDS encoding ABC transporter ATP-binding protein: MTVAIQTNQIAKGYGKTQALLPLTLTVPEGAVFALVGHNGAGKTTLIKLLMNMLHPTSGSATVLGKPTAALTGADFQRIGYASENQELPDWMTVGQFLSYLRPFYPTWDDEALVRQLDLPLDRKLKNLSRGMLMKAALASILAFSPSLILLDEPFSGLDPLVRDELIEALRPRSLAAAPTTAQPTILISSHDLAEVESFATHIGFLHQGQLLFAEEMTSLMARFREVTVALNPASAATSIAPPESRIPESWLLLEQTSIAARFVHIHADAEPVAAQVEEVFPGSASLQIEPMSLRGIFLALAKSGRAPAAL, translated from the coding sequence ATGACTGTCGCCATCCAGACCAACCAGATTGCCAAGGGCTACGGCAAGACGCAGGCCCTGCTCCCCCTCACGCTTACCGTTCCCGAAGGCGCGGTCTTCGCGCTGGTGGGCCACAACGGAGCAGGTAAAACCACGCTCATCAAGCTGCTGATGAACATGCTGCACCCTACCTCCGGCTCAGCCACCGTCCTGGGCAAGCCAACCGCCGCCCTCACCGGCGCGGACTTCCAGCGCATCGGCTACGCCAGCGAGAACCAAGAACTGCCCGATTGGATGACCGTCGGCCAGTTCCTCAGCTACCTGCGCCCCTTCTATCCCACCTGGGACGACGAGGCTCTGGTCCGGCAGCTCGACCTGCCGCTCGACCGCAAGCTGAAGAACCTCTCCCGTGGCATGTTGATGAAGGCCGCGCTGGCCAGCATCCTGGCCTTCAGCCCATCGCTCATCCTGCTCGACGAGCCGTTCTCCGGCCTCGATCCGCTGGTGCGTGACGAGCTGATCGAAGCATTGCGACCGCGTTCGCTGGCAGCCGCGCCCACCACAGCCCAGCCGACCATCCTCATCTCCTCGCACGACCTCGCTGAGGTCGAGTCCTTCGCGACCCACATCGGCTTCCTGCATCAGGGCCAGCTCCTCTTCGCCGAAGAGATGACCTCGCTGATGGCCCGCTTCCGCGAAGTGACGGTCGCCCTCAACCCGGCCTCCGCCGCCACGTCCATCGCCCCGCCAGAATCCCGGATACCAGAGTCGTGGCTGCTGCTCGAACAGACCTCCATCGCCGCGCGCTTCGTCCATATCCACGCCGATGCGGAACCGGTCGCGGCCCAGGTCGAGGAGGTCTTCCCCGGCTCGGCCAGCCTCCAGATCGAACCGATGAGCCTGCGCGGCATCTTCCTTGCCCTGGCCAAGAGCGGACGCGCTCCCGCCGCCCTCTAA